The window TACTTTGAGACTTTTAATcgatgaagagaagaacaaggtCTTTTTGGCTGAGGCTGGTAGAGATTTTGTCGATGTACTCTTCAGTTTTCTGACGCTACCGATGGGCACCATTGTCAGATTGATCGAGAAGCATCGAGAATCTGAGGATATTGGTTGCTAAAAACAACCTCTACAAAAGCGTTGCGGAGATGGGGATTAACAATTTTGAGACTGAAGCTTGTCAAGAGATGTTGCTTAATCCAAGGAGTGTGAAGGAGATCCATTGCAAAAGGCTTAAGCTCAACATCAACCCTGTTGATGATCTCAACTACTTTAAATGCTCTTCGTTCTCATCCTGCGACGCCTGCAGTAAGTTTAGCGGCTCTGAGTGCGTCTGTGGAAAGTTGATGGACCAGAAAATTGAATTGTCTGAAGAAGATCAAGTAGCAGGTGGTGGAAGCATACAAAGTCAACATGATGTGAGGGACATACAGAAGCTTTTGAGTCCAGGTGTGAAGGTAAAAACAGATGATTATGAAACAGAATTTACTTTGGAGTTGGATGCAATAGTAAGGAAGCAGGACATGAAGGTTTTATATGTTGAATGTGGAGAAGACTTTGTTGATCTTCTCTTCACTTTCCTGGCTGTCCCTCTGGAATTTGTATGTGATATTAATTTAGGGTGCATTGGAAATCTCCGCAGAAGCTTCAAAGACTTGAGTGTTGTTGATCAAACAGCTTCCAAATGCGTGCTTCCTTATTACTATAAATGTCAGAAGCAGTTTTCTGGCATCACCACTGAAGAACCACCGGTTTACTACCGTTACAGGAATTCCAATCCTCGCCAACCGGACTATAGTTTGACCACAGATCCTGATAGGACTCTGCTCTATCGTAAGGACAGACTAGTTCCTGTGACTTTGATTGATCCAAAATCTCGTGGTAAAGATCATTCAGAGAATGGTAGTGGGTTTGGGAAGAGAGGAACAAGGTTTACAGTTACAGATGATCTGATTATCACTCCTAGGAATTCCTTAAGCACATCTATTTGCCTTCTGAAGAAGTTGCAGATTCAGGCGGATGATCTGGAGGTGCAAGTAATTAGCATCCGTGAAGCCGAGgttacatttttttcctttctcaagTTATACAATTTTACTTGCTCTCCCTTGAATTCTTGACTAACTTTGTATCTAAATCAGGCAATGAGTCTGATGAGAGCTTCTTTGTTGACATCCTCTGCTTTGAACTCTGCTTTTTCGAACTTGATTGTGAAGAAGGTCAAGAAAGAGACTTGAAGGAACAGAGGTCCTCATCAGTTGCTTAGTGCTTCTTTATTATGATCTGAAAAGACATATTTTAATACATGATCTTGAACTATTTAAACTCCACTATTGTTCTATCTTTTCAATTTCTGCTGGTtttcctttggttttttttgtagacttgAAACTTAGTTTATGTTGAACACAGATCAATGTTTTCAAGTCAAAATTTGAGTCTTTTTAGTTCTACCAATCAGTTTGATGCACGTTAACAGTCTTGTCCCAACAAAACAACGTACACTAGATGTTTTGTAATGGGAATAAACTTGCGTACGTGAGTTTTCATTTCGATCTGTAATTGTTCTCCTTCtcttgttaaaatttgattagaaAAGAGGAAAAGTAGAGCTTTTTATTGACTTTAGTTTTGTAAAtgggttaattaaaaaattaaacaattacaggtcgtttttaaaaattcagaaaactAAGATAACGTTTTACGAGGTTCAACTGTTCAAGCGATTGACAAGCGTTAAGGGTTGTTTGACAATCTGTAATTGTTCTCCTTCTCGTGTTGTTATAGGTAATCTAGATATGTTATTCCCATTCCAAATCATGTGAATCTGAATGTAAGTGTCTTCTAATTGTGTGGGTCAAAGAGAAAGCCTTAAGGGTTGTTTTTTCGTAGGTTATCATTCGTCTGATCTACAATGGCTCAGGAGGGTCGTAAGGAACCAACGGTTAGTTTGAGACTTATCATTGATGAAGAGAAAAACAAGGTCGTCTTAGCTGAGGCTGGTAAAGATTTTGTTCAAGTTCTCTTCACATTTTTGACACTGCCAATGGGAACAATCGTCAGATTGCTTGAGGAGCATCAAGACTCTGAGCCAGTTACTGTTGGATGTCTTAGCAACCTTTATAGAAGTGTTGTGGACATGAAAATCGATGATTTTGAGACTGAAGCTTGTAAGCAGATGTTGCTGTATCCCAAGAACATTAGGGAATCTCGATACATAAACTTTAAGCTCAACATAGACCCTACTGAGAGATTCAAGTGCTTTGGGTGCCTATTTTTCCGTATCTGTAGAATGTCCAGTAATTTTGACACGTCCCTATGTAAGTGCGGAGAGGTGATGAATGAGGAGATAAGTTTCTCACAATATGAAGATAGCATGCAAAATGATGTCGGTGGAGTGTTTAGCAGAGACAAGTCGTTTATCATAACCGACGACTTGACTCTGACGGATGACTCTACTAGTTCTTTCTTGCAAACACTCAAAGATATTGGTTGTACTGATGTTAGTAAGCTGAGAGAAGAGGTTCTCCATATCGGTCTCAAAGAGGTTGTCTTTCTCTCTTACTTAAATCTTCCATGTTTTTGTTAATCGCTTAGCTTTACAACGTGTTTAAGATCTCTGGCCGTATTATGTCTTGATCCTGATATAGGCTATGACGTTGCTGCAATGTTTATTCACCTCAAGTGCACCTTTGACGGATACTTTCTTGAAGAATCAAAGTTCACACGTAATGAGGAAGATTTATAGAAAGCCGAGTCCATGCATGGAGGATAAAGGAGATAAAGCAGAACCAGACGAAGTCATAACTTTTGATGCAATCGTAAGGAGACAGGACATGAAGATTTTGTACGTTGAGTGCGGTGAAGACTTTGTTGATCTTCTTTTCACTTTTCTCGCCATTCCTCTGGAATCTACGTGGGAAATCTCAGGCAACAATATCACATTAGGTCGAATTGGGAACTTGTGCAGAAGCTTCAAAGACTTGAATGCTAATGAGGGGACTGAAGTGTCGTCAACAACATCCGAATGTATGCTTCCGTATTATTACAGGTGCAAGAAACAGTTGCTCAATATCAGAACTCCTACACCAAGACTTTACTTAAGCCGGAGTTATGACTGGACACTATCTTATTCTCGAAGCTTTGTTTTGACTACAAAACGTAATAGCGAGCGCATGAGTTTTGTGGATCCAAAATCTGATTTCTGTGATCGGTCAAAAGATGGTAAAGGGTTTGTGAAGAGAGGGACAAAGTTTACTGTGTCAGATGATCTGATCGTAACACCTAAGAACTCCAGCTCAACCTTTTCTGTATTGAAGATGTTTCGAATTCACACAGATGATTTGGAGGTGCAAGCAATTACAATCAGCAATGCAGAGGTAAAAAACTTGTTGTATAAACTAAaccactttctttttctttttttacctacaaaattatgattatttgtACTCCACCAATATCAGGCTTTGAATCTGTTGAGTGCTTCATTGGTGACATCCTCTGCTTTGAGCTCTGCTTTTGGGAATTTGATTATGAAGAAACCGAAGGAAGAGAAAGTTTCATGGAACCCCGttttaaagaaaccaaaagtaGAAACACAAAGGTGGAGAGAGCCCTGAGCTACTACTGATTGTTGAActtaatttcagattttttcaaaaatccaCATTGTTTAAAGGGTTGCTAGAATTGTTTGCTAGAGAATCCTTCGGTTTTGGACAATGTGAATTTTTTCAATCTTTCTGGAGacttagtttattttgttaaaaaatcttCCTTCTGAGAATATATTTGAGCAGAACTTTTAAATTTTCTCTTATTGTAAAATAACTACAGAgttattttcaagaaaataataaactcCTCTGTCCAGTTTAGTAAATATATCTCAGTCAGCGAGAAAATCAAGGTTTCTTGCAGTGAACGAGAAGCTCTAAAGGTTGTCTTTAATTGTGACTATTGTGTTTTGATGGCCCATCAATATTGTTCATTCAACGttagagtttacaaaaaaagttgtaaatttaAATGCAGGTTATTCAGTATACAGTCATGGGGAAGCTCAAAAGGttggtttatttttgttcatgACTCTTGGATGTTGATGAATTGTTATTATTGTTCTCATTCAACATCAGACTTTAGACCCTCTATAAAATTGGAGTTGATGCTCCAATTACTAACGCGTTTCTTCTGTTTCTGAGTGCCATTGAAACGTTTTCTTCTCtatcttgcttttttttttttttttcatctaaaaaaatctaagcTAATGGCTAAAAATAGTGAGGAGCCAAAGTTTAGTTTGAGACTTATTGTTGATGAAGAGAGAAACAAGGTTGTTTTGGCTGAGGCTTGTAGGGATTTTGTTGATGTACTCTTCAGTCTTCTGACACTACCGATGGGAACTATTGTCAGATTGCTTGAGAACCATCGAAACTCTGAGCCAATAACTGTGGGTTGTTTCAACAATCTCTATAAAAGTGTTGTGGACATGGGCAGTGATAGTTTTGAGACTGAAGCTTGTAAGCAGATGCTCCTTTATCCGATGAGTGTGAGGGATGTTCAGAGCAAAAGGCTTAAAGTCAACATAAACCCTACTGAGAGCATCAAGTGTTTTAAGTGCCCTAGTTACTGTGAGTTGTACAGTAACTTCAACACCTCAAGATGTCGTTGCGGTAATTTAATGAGCAAGGAGATtgaattagaaaagaaagaacaagttgCTGGCTGGAGTCAAAGTGATGCTAATGGAGTATTTGTCAGTGGTAGGTGCTCATTCATCTTAACAGATGACTTGAAAGTAGCAGTCAAGTCAACTGAACTTGTCTTGGAGAAGCTCAAATCCGTAGGTTGTGCTGATGTTAATAAGCTTGGTGAAAGGCTTCTTGTTATCGGTTTGGAAGAGGTATGTTGCTCTTTTCTTCAAGCTGTTTCATCCATCACTGCTCTATTCGTTTGCCCTCTCACTATGTCTGAATTGAATCTTGGACCAGGTACTCACTCTGCTGGAATATATATTCTCCTCAAATGCTCCCTTGACAGACACTTTCTTGAACAAGCAAAGTCCACAAGGTGTGACGAAGATTTGCAAATCACTAAGTCCATGTTTGGAGAAGAAAGGAGAGGAAGCAGAACCTGGTAAGGTAGTAACTCTGAAAGCAATAGTGAGGAAGCAAGACGACATAGAGATTTTATTTGTTGAATGCGGAGAGGAATTTGTTGagctcctcttctcttttctggTTGTCCCTTTGGAATCTGTATGGGAAATTTCTGGCAGCTCTATCTCTTTAGGTTGCATTGGAAACTTGTGTAGAAGTTTCAAGGAATTGACTGCTAATGAGGGGACTGAACTGTCAAACTCCATATGCACGCTTCCTTCTTTCTATAGTTTCCAAATGCAGTTGCCCGGTATCACTACTCAACAGCCTCCAGTATACTACCGCTACAGGCTCTATGACAATCAAATAAGGTATGGTTTGACTACAAATGGTAATCGAACTCCTAATTACCGCAAGGACAGAATAGTTCGAGCGGATTTGATGGATGCCAAATCCCCTGGCAGCGATAAGTCTACTCAATGTTACGGGTTCTTGAAGAAAGAGACAAAGTTTACCGTGTTAGATGATCTGACAATTACATCTATGAACTCATGCTCCACTATTTCCTTACTGAAGAAGTTGCAGAGTCACGCAGACGACCTAGAGGTGAAAGAAATCAGCATAAGCAATGCAGACGTACGCTTCTTCTGTGTACCCTTTTTGATCCTCTATACTTGATATAAACTTGACTGAAACTGTCTTTGAATTAGGCTTTGAATTTGTTAAGAGCTTCATTGGTGACATCCTCTGCATTGAGCACGGCTTTTTGGAGTTTGTTTGCTGAGAAAGTGAAAGAGGAGACTGATTTAGGGGACTCGGTTTCAAAGAaggtgaaggaagaagagactTGAAGAAATAATAAAGCTAGTGAGGATGATCTCCAAGTTGCTACTAATCCATTGTTAATTATGTTTTGCAAAATCTTCATTTATCTTCCTCATGTTTTTCTTATTAGTGGATTTCcaagctttttttctttagtttctttggtaagacttataaaattaaataattcataaatttttttaaatcgatGAGCTTAGATGCAAGCAAAAAACTTGCACAtcttttttgagtttaaaaatgCAAGGCTTTGAATAATGTTGATAGCTGCATTGGTGCAGGCCAGTTTGTGGAACCCCAACTTCGAAGGAAGTCAAAGgaagaaacttaaaagaaaCACAGCCAATGAATATCATTCTGAAGTTGCTACCGAAATATGTTTTTTATCATGTTTCGTTAGGAAGAATAAAACATATCAAGTTGGTTCAGTAGCTACTAACTAAGCTATGTTATATTGTGTGTAGTAAGGCTGAGATGTATTAAACCCATAACAAGTTTGTCTCAAAGTTATCAAAACAATGCATTCATTATAACAAAAGTTCCAGTTGGTATGAAAGGCTGAAAACTGCTACCCTCTTTCTATGTCAGAGGGTTCGTTCTCTCGCTATTTCTAATttgtgaataaattttattaaaaaaaatagatcagaGTTGTATCGTCGTCTCCGTtgcccaaacaaaaaaattttgctTCGCCGTTTTCGCCGCCGGCGAAGATCCTTGAGAAGAACTGAAGTATAGAGATCTGAAATCCCAATCTCCGACTTAACTTGGTAAGTAGAGAAAATTTGGATGaatcctcttctttcttttgatttgtatttcttAGGGATCCGTtcatgtgattgttttttttttttttgggttcccTTGAGAAATTACAGCGAGCAATGCTTCAAATTCGTCTAAGGAGAGATTCGCCGACGGAGACTGGAAACGGAGCGAGACCTTCTCCGACGGAAACAGTGACTGTAGCCTGTCCCGACCATCTCGTCCTCGCTGATCTTCCTGTAGCCAAAGGAATCGGTTCCGTGACTCCCACCACCGTTCTTAAACCCGTCGGTCGCCGCTCACGCCGTCAGTTAGGCGAGAGGGTTCACTTCTGCGTCCGTTGCGATTTCCCCATTGCAATCTATGGTCGTCTGGTAAAACTTTAGTTTCTCCCCTCCCTATTGCTTTTGTGATTTGGCTAGGGTTTATATGTGATTGAAactttgtgttgtttggttttttgcAGATTCCTTGTGATCATGCCTTTTGTCTTGAATGTGCTCGTAGTGATTCCATCTGCTATCTGTAAGCATCTCTAACTTTGCTTTTAACAAAGAGCCATAGTTTGAAGTAGGCTTCAGGCTTGTGTTCTCGAATTGGGAAGTTGACAGACATGGAAGCGTTTCATTAGAAGCTTTTTGGTAGATAGATAACTTTAGATTGTTTGGTAATCCACAGAGCTGAGCTCCTTTTAGAGATTTACTAGGTGATGTGGTTATAGCTGAATTATCAAACTGAAAACTTGTTGTctcgtgtgtgtgtgttattgGTCAGATGTGATGAACGGATTCAAAAGATTCAGACGATCAAGATGATGGAAGGAATCTTCATCTGTGCAGCTCCTCATTGTCTTAGGTCTTTCCTGAAGAAACTTGACTTTGAAGCTCATGTCCATGAACTCCACGGTAGCCTATTACAAGCTGATGCAGAGAAAGAAGATGGTAACGACTCAGATGTTCAGAGCACAAAGCAGCAGTCTTCAGCTTCTGAATCCACTTTGCGAGGTCCCTTAAGATCGCAGCAACAACAATCCCGTGAACAACCGTTACTTAACAGGTCGGCCTCTATGGCGAAATCACAATCTGGGTTTGCTCAAGTCCAGAATTTCCCTGCAGATACCGATAACTCTCGCCCTCCGGGATTCGAGACTGCTAGTCCTAAACCAGGAATCCGGTTCTCAGAGTACCCGCCTATGAATCTTATGCAACCGCCCAGCTTGCCCATTCCAATGAATCAAAACCCGGGTTTACCACAGCAGTTTGGTTTTCCATCTTATCCATCAGCCGATGGATCATCTCAACAGTTCTATAACGGTGCTCCTTATGAGTTG is drawn from Camelina sativa cultivar DH55 chromosome 8, Cs, whole genome shotgun sequence and contains these coding sequences:
- the LOC104709994 gene encoding uncharacterized protein LOC104709994 translates to MAKNSEEPKFSLRLIVDEERNKVVLAEACRDFVDVLFSLLTLPMGTIVRLLENHRNSEPITVGCFNNLYKSVVDMGSDSFETEACKQMLLYPMSVRDVQSKRLKVNINPTESIKCFKCPSYCELYSNFNTSRCRCGNLMSKEIELEKKEQVAGWSQSDANGVFVSGRCSFILTDDLKVAVKSTELVLEKLKSVGCADVNKLGERLLVIGLEEVLTLLEYIFSSNAPLTDTFLNKQSPQGVTKICKSLSPCLEKKGEEAEPGKVVTLKAIVRKQDDIEILFVECGEEFVELLFSFLVVPLESVWEISGSSISLGCIGNLCRSFKELTANEGTELSNSICTLPSFYSFQMQLPGITTQQPPVYYRYRLYDNQIRYGLTTNGNRTPNYRKDRIVRADLMDAKSPGSDKSTQCYGFLKKETKFTVLDDLTITSMNSCSTISLLKKLQSHADDLEVKEISISNADALNLLRASLVTSSALSTAFWSLFAEKVKEETDLGDSVSKKVKEEET
- the LOC104708959 gene encoding E3 ubiquitin-protein ligase ZNF645, which gives rise to MLQIRLRRDSPTETGNGARPSPTETVTVACPDHLVLADLPVAKGIGSVTPTTVLKPVGRRSRRQLGERVHFCVRCDFPIAIYGRLIPCDHAFCLECARSDSICYLCDERIQKIQTIKMMEGIFICAAPHCLRSFLKKLDFEAHVHELHGSLLQADAEKEDGNDSDVQSTKQQSSASESTLRGPLRSQQQQSREQPLLNRSASMAKSQSGFAQVQNFPADTDNSRPPGFETASPKPGIRFSEYPPMNLMQPPSLPIPMNQNPGLPQQFGFPSYPSADGSSQQFYNGAPYELTRTESGGSEQGSLLGYPPTPMMTPNFQGSYPPPSWNPGMAPPQTTQQVNRGRDGQNFGWQQENREGFGQEYE
- the LOC104709993 gene encoding uncharacterized protein LOC104709993, which translates into the protein MAQEGRKEPTVSLRLIIDEEKNKVVLAEAGKDFVQVLFTFLTLPMGTIVRLLEEHQDSEPVTVGCLSNLYRSVVDMKIDDFETEACKQMLLYPKNIRESRYINFKLNIDPTERFKCFGCLFFRICRMSSNFDTSLCKCGEVMNEEISFSQYEDSMQNDVGGVFSRDKSFIITDDLTLTDDSTSSFLQTLKDIGCTDVSKLREEVLHIGLKEAMTLLQCLFTSSAPLTDTFLKNQSSHVMRKIYRKPSPCMEDKGDKAEPDEVITFDAIVRRQDMKILYVECGEDFVDLLFTFLAIPLESTWEISGNNITLGRIGNLCRSFKDLNANEGTEVSSTTSECMLPYYYRCKKQLLNIRTPTPRLYLSRSYDWTLSYSRSFVLTTKRNSERMSFVDPKSDFCDRSKDGKGFVKRGTKFTVSDDLIVTPKNSSSTFSVLKMFRIHTDDLEVQAITISNAEALNLLSASLVTSSALSSAFGNLIMKKPKEEKVSWNPVLKKPKVETQRWREP